AAAGGTAAAGTCAACAGGAACATGTTTATCAACCTGTCATTGCAAAAGTCTATGTTCTTAGGAAGTTAAAATTACCTGACTTAGAACAGCAACATTCCCAAAGTCAACGTATGCAATACGGCCATCACGCATTGCAAAGATATTTCCAGGGTGTGGATCACCATGGAATAGGCCAAATTCAAGTAACTGCCTCAAGGCTGCACTAACTCCTACTGTCAAAAAACCATCTATATCAATTCCTGCCTCCTTGATTCCCTGAAacataatacaaatatatatcaaGACAAGAACTATTCTTCAAAACCAGCACTTATAAAAAGCTTAAGAGTCACACCTCTGGGTCAGTGCATCGTACTCCATCGATCCATTCCATTACTAAAACACGTGGACCAGAAAGTTTTTTGTAAACTTGAGGAATTTTTACTGTGGGGTCATTCTTGAAATTTTCCAAGAAATCCTCAATGTTGCGAGCTTCCTGGAGAAGCAAAGAAAGAGGTGTAAGGTAAAGTTATCATATGAGCTTGGTAATTAAACACACTTACCCACAACTAAGGTTTCAGATATTGCAGTCCATATGCATATAGTTAAGCTCATATGTtctaaaaatatcataattCTACCACCCCTGGCCgtgaaaatcaaaatattgCCTATAActctgatttttatttttattttttaactaatgcattacaaaaagaaagaaaagtttTTAATTTATGCAATAAAAGATATTCATAATCCCTTTTTAGGCCAAATAGAAAATATATGCAATGAATTACCAATGTATAGTCTAGCTCCTCCAATAGCTTCTCCCCAAATTCATCCACTATAAGTTCTGCATTGCATCCCAATTTCTGTAGACTGATTCCATTCAAGAATGAAGCCAGTGTTCGGAAAAGAAAAAGATCTCGGTATATGATAGGCTCAATCTCAGGCCTTAGCACCTGGAAGAAACAAATGTATATCCATCTTTATATCAAAAGCATTTCTTtacaaaatcaaatattcagAAGCTTGCATAAgaataactaaaataaatgcAACTCAAACAACTAATGAATTGCTTGCTTTACTGTCACAAAATTATAGTATTAGGAAAGGGTGGGCAGGATAAAAGATTTAATAGAGGATATCGTATCCAAATATCAGAACTTGCAACTAAATATAGTATACTTTTGCACTCTTGTGGAAAGTAAAATAGACTGGTAAAGATATTCAGGTATTTTTGTTTTATCCTATGAATGAAAAAGAGTTTCAACAAATCAGGCCAAGCAGGGAAAATAGTATTAGTATAACGTATGGTTAATAGATCCAGCAAAAGTTAAACAAACAACAATTATATGTGGATTAAAATTTTACACAACCTTAATAGCAACATCCTCCCCTGTTGCACGTAATGTAGCTCGATAAACTTGACCCAAACTTGCAGCTGCTATAGTCCCCGAAGATATTTTGCTGAAAACAGCTTCAAGAGGTTGGCCCAATTCCTCTTCTATGATGTTGAAAGCAACCTAAACCATTGTTAATGATTGCTACTCATAGATAAACTATGCTGAAGAAGCATCATAACAGACAAAATTCATCAGCAGACTAAGCTAATCAACTCGTTACCTGATTAGGAAAAGGAGGAACATCATCCTGAAGAATGCAAAGTTCTTTCATGTAATCTTCTCTAATAATATCAGGCCTATTTGCAAGCACCtgccaaagaaaataaacagaGGCAAGGTTGTTCTGTAAATCAGCATGAGAATTTTCATAAAAACAGACAATAAACTGTAAGCAAAAAGCCAAAAACCATAGGAAACTAAAGGGTTGAAGGTCTTACAGGTTATTGTTACTTAATAAATTGTCTCCATTATTTTGTGGCTTCTGTAATATATTCTTTTCCATACTTTTTATTATCTCTGTCCAACTATTTTCATCACACTTTCTATTTTGGGATATCCCATTAGCTTTGTCTTCTTCAAGAAGCTACAATGTTAGTACATACATTTTCTTATTCTACCATTCTATCACTTTAAGTGAAAACATACACATTTAATTGCTTAAAaggatattataaatatatcactTATTACACATCAGGCcatcaaaaaattttaaaaacaaaaataaaaacttatttcCCTAAACATTAAAGCTGAAAGAGAGAATAATTTTGGGATGAAAGGAGTATTTACTAAAGTAGATTATGAATGTTGTGAAGAGACATGTGGTCAATTTTTCAAATGTAATAGTTGATCAAAGGAATTGAGGAATTCAACAGAAAACGTGATCAGTCAAATTTATAAGATATCATAGAGGCTAAATACAATTACAGTCACATTTGTGAACCATTGCAATGGGCCAATGGCATATTTTTGCTAGATGTGATGAAAGCACTTTATTAAGGTCCACACTCCTCTAGCACTATGTTTTCATAAAATTCGGGGACAAGCAAGCTTATTCATTCTTGCTCATATCATTAAGAAAGAGCTCCAATCTCCATGTCATCTTATCAGACTTAATAGAATGAGATGCATGCCTTTGCTTTCTAATATTACAGGTAGGCAAAATCACATTGGACATCAGTCATACTCCTAAACAAAGCATGCATGATATCTTCACTTCCCCTTCATTTCAGGCCTTCTTCCCGAAGATCCAATTACTTGTCATCAAGAACCACTTGAAATGTCTAATTTCCGAATTAGAGCACTGGTTTTTATTTCCTCCCTAATACCTATATCGGAGATGTTGCACAAAGGCTGTTAAGACTTTCCAATTTCTTTGAAATAGCATGGCATTGGTCAATAGGTAGAACAAGAACATGCTAGCATGTGGTCAGAATATGAGGTCTTCTAAGCTAAGCTGAACTATACACAATCAAAATTTAAGTCTATCTAAAAATTGAAATGAAGGAAAGAACATAACCTGTCCAGCTTTGATGAAGGAAGGCCCCAAGTCACACAAGAGTTGCCTCAGCTGGCGAGCGCGGAAAGGAACAACTTCTTGATCACGACCCACAACATAATCATACACTAAACTCGTCCAATAAAGCCCCAAATTCCATACTATCTCTACCCCTCTACCAATCAAGGACAATATTGCCCCCCTTGACtccaaaaccttatttttcACCTAACCAATCAGCAATCACTTCAAAATCAGTAATCCCCAAAACACACAAAGcttaattgaagaaaataaattttacaaaacaaatgaaatggAGAAAATGCATTAGTAAAATGTACACACTGATTCGGGGGAGTATTTGCGGAAGGGAATGCAAACTCCACGCTCGATATCGAGCTGCTCGAGAGCGCTGTTGGTGAAAGGGTCTTTAGGTTGCAATTCTACTGATTGGATGGATTCCTGAGTGGAAGAGGTGTTGACTGCGTAGATACTGGGCGATGAGAAGCGCTTCGGGGGCTTAACGGGACCAAAAAGCAGCTGCTTCTTGCTTTTTCTCTTGCATTGAATTTCAGTGGAAGGTAATGAACAAAAAGAAGAGTAGAAGCAGCTTGAGCTGCAAACCACCACTCCCATGGCTCCTCTCTCTGCCTTGTCTTTAGTTAAAATATGGAAGGAAATGAAAAGAGGAAAATTGGGAGACGCATAAAGGGAAAGGGATGATGAGCGGTATGTTTGTGGTGGATTTCTTTCAGCTTCAACTTATGCAACCGTAGCAAATCGAGTGGCTTCAGCTTCAGATTGATCTGCCAACTAAcccaaataaacaaaaactatACTTATAATCTAATCCCAATCAAGTTACTCAAAAGTTCTaaactttttcaattattttcagTTTAACGAATCAATGCCTCCCACGCCTAATTCGATCATGTAATTGCCTATAGTAACAAAGTGTCATCACACTATATAGTAATTGGCGTGATAATCaaaatatactaatactaagAGGGACAATCCCAACCAAGTTAGTAATGTTGACAACCAAATTACTAATGTTGACTTTGTAATCACAAAGTTACAAATTCGCtccacaagattacaagtttaattTCCAACAAGAGTAGTATATTAGTATTCATGATTTGAACTTGTCAACTTAAGTTagtttatctccttgtatttttttactaaataaaattgtaatatcaAGTTTACACACATCTTCAAATAGTGACTATGAATTCCCTGGTCACTgatgaaattgtattgtgggtcttgaatgtacaatttagCTAAAGGTTCCAACTTTATTTTAAAGGAAATATTTATCTGAaagaattaaattataaaaatagataaataaacaacaagaaaataaagcgataaaaatggaaccagacaccagaattgatcacgcagttcggagctccactcctacgtctgcggggcacttcacgtcagcccaatccactagatgatcacaggGGTTACAATGAGTCTAACAATAACCATCCTacactaatggttacaaaaaaGATACTCCTAACTAAGCCTTCCTCATCTTGGAGCTGACACTGTGCAATACATCACGATTCACCAACACGGCTGAATCTTCAAGCAACCAGAATAAGAACACATGAAGAACTGTAGAAAAATCAGTATGAAATCCTCTTATAGAATCTGATTCGAAAGAATAATGGAAGTGGGATTTAGAATAGTAATTGGCGTAATAAATCCCATGTAATAGAGCTATATTTATAGCCAAGCCATTAACCAACCTTCCCTTAATGTTTGCAGCTGAAAACCACTCCAAATAAGGATCAGCCATAAGATTAGATCTGAGTAAAATGAGGATCATGATGATTGAATTCTGATTTGAATAAATCCCGTCCACTGGACTACTCGCTGGCGCTGCTCCAGAGTATGTGAGAAAAACTGCCTTCAACCAAGATAACGGACCAAACTACCTAATGACATAACATatgtttttgactaataattaagccaataaaAGGTACTTCAAGGTGTATAATATGTACACTAACAAActccccctttggcaattatttgtcaaaaatctatacaaatataaaattgggGCATGCATAAGCAAAAGCAAACTTTTATTAAAGTGCCAccaatttatatttgtttataaagACATCCTACAGAGGTAAACCGTATCAGCTCAAACTAGGGACAACCATCAGCAACTTAACTCATAACTCATCATGGACTGATTGACTTCTCAACACAACACATTTTCAACCAAGGAAACATATATTCATAGAGCACACGTAACACATTAAACACATAACACATCGACCACATAACACATTTAAAGCcaaataaacacttatcaaaAAACAAAGCAACAACTTGATTATCAGCAAAGAACTAGCAAAAAGAGTCAACCAGATCATAATGAGTCATACAAAACCAAACACAAGAGTTGCTAAAGTTGCTCCCCCTAACATTATTCTCCCCCTTTGTTGACAAAAAATTATCAAAGTGATCATCTATTAGTGGACTAGGGAACCTGACGGAGTGTCCTCATCGTCCTGTGAAGGGCCTTCAACATCTGGATCTGGTGAAGCAAGCTGTTCCTCTAAGACATTAATTTGACGATGAGTCGCGAGCAGCTTAGATTCTGTAGCAGCAATAACATCCTGAAGTGAAGAAACTGCCGATTTAAGATAACGGACCAAACTACCTAATGACATAAcatatgtttttaattaataattaagccaataaaAGGTAGTTCAAGGTGTATAATATGTACACTaacaactgaaaaaaaaaatactattaatcTAATATGTTTCTCATCGCCCTGAATTATATTATGTTGTAACGttgttaaaatgtaatataaaaaagaataacTGAAAATCTTTATAAAATATGAAGTCATGAAGAATATGGATCACCTTGAGTCTTGAAGTTCAATCATTTTTTAATGTAagtcaaatattattatattttgcagGCATAAGGAACGAGCATTATATGGTAGACCA
This region of Ipomoea triloba cultivar NCNSP0323 chromosome 15, ASM357664v1 genomic DNA includes:
- the LOC116007300 gene encoding protein ACTIVITY OF BC1 COMPLEX KINASE 1, chloroplastic; this translates as MGVVVCSSSCFYSSFCSLPSTEIQCKRKSKKQLLFGPVKPPKRFSSPSIYAVNTSSTQESIQSVELQPKDPFTNSALEQLDIERGVCIPFRKYSPESVKNKVLESRGAILSLIGRGVEIVWNLGLYWTSLVYDYVVGRDQEVVPFRARQLRQLLCDLGPSFIKAGQVLANRPDIIREDYMKELCILQDDVPPFPNQVAFNIIEEELGQPLEAVFSKISSGTIAAASLGQVYRATLRATGEDVAIKVLRPEIEPIIYRDLFLFRTLASFLNGISLQKLGCNAELIVDEFGEKLLEELDYTLEARNIEDFLENFKNDPTVKIPQVYKKLSGPRVLVMEWIDGVRCTDPEGIKEAGIDIDGFLTVGVSAALRQLLEFGLFHGDPHPGNIFAMRDGRIAYVDFGNVAVLSQQNKQILIDAVVHAVNEDYAEMANDFTRLGFLASGTDVSPIVPALEAIWQNSLEKGLADFNFRSVTGKFNQLVYNYPIRIPERFSLVIRSLLTQEGICLTLEPDFKFLEVAYPYVAKRLLTDPNPALRERLIQVLFKDGVFQWKRLENLIVLAKENVAKMSSNPALKGNGSIQKYKDIRVERRLDLTDTIKDGARVFLLDEGIRRKLLLALTEDSKLHIQELVDVYRLLEDQIDIPSVAREVVEDLPSLARDVMLSWTNSVLSDR